In Limnobaculum parvum, one DNA window encodes the following:
- the ptsH gene encoding phosphocarrier protein Hpr has translation MFQQDVTVTAPNGLHTRPAAQFVKEAKAFTSDITVTSNGKSSSAKSLFKLQTLGLTQGTVVTISAEGEDEQQAVEHLVKLMAELE, from the coding sequence ATGTTCCAGCAAGATGTTACAGTAACCGCGCCAAACGGACTGCATACCCGCCCAGCAGCACAGTTTGTAAAAGAAGCTAAAGCTTTTACTTCTGATATCACTGTCACTTCAAATGGCAAGAGCTCAAGCGCTAAGAGCCTGTTTAAATTACAAACGCTTGGTTTGACTCAAGGTACTGTGGTAACTATTTCAGCTGAAGGCGAAGATGAACAACAGGCTGTTGAGCATCTTGTAAAATTAATGGCAGAACTTGAATAA
- a CDS encoding ATP-binding protein produces the protein MRRSLFWKILIGFWITFIVITQAVWLVFYYYASQKEPLENRIANRIVSLQFTSAVTVLEAEGIDGLNRMTDGWPTTDQRHIAIIPLKIPLTQNPQRTSLIPLTDDVRVEHVKGGDGKYYLLKYDVEALRKEYRPNRSGRVLFFNIPNPLLILGGIGGFLFSFILAWHLTRPMRLLRSGFDRVAQGDLNVRLYPVMNKRRDELSDMARDFDSMVERLKLLVGAREALLHDVSHELRTPLARLQLAIGLARQNPQNVENSLQRIEHESVRLDKMIGELLTLSRTNAAGLSDEEYFDLYGLLEAVVSDVCYEAQVPGVDILLEADDCVKEDATVKGNSELMRRAVENIVRNGLRFSKGGQQIRVELSKVESEFVIKVSDQGPGVDEDKLSSIFDPFVRVKSAASGKGYGLGLAIAQKVVKAHGGTIEAKNGADGGLIIDIHLPLWEGC, from the coding sequence ATGCGCCGAAGTCTGTTTTGGAAAATATTGATTGGTTTCTGGATAACCTTCATTGTGATTACTCAAGCGGTATGGCTGGTGTTTTATTATTACGCCAGTCAGAAAGAGCCGCTTGAAAACAGAATCGCCAATCGCATTGTTTCGCTTCAATTTACCTCGGCGGTCACCGTGCTGGAAGCCGAAGGTATTGATGGCCTTAATCGCATGACCGATGGCTGGCCAACTACCGATCAACGGCATATTGCGATTATTCCACTGAAAATCCCATTAACTCAAAATCCTCAACGCACATCATTGATTCCACTCACGGATGATGTGCGGGTTGAACATGTTAAAGGTGGGGATGGTAAATACTATTTGTTGAAATACGATGTGGAAGCGCTTAGGAAGGAATATCGTCCAAATCGTTCAGGTAGAGTATTGTTCTTCAATATTCCTAATCCATTATTGATATTAGGTGGAATAGGCGGCTTCTTATTTAGTTTTATATTGGCATGGCACTTAACCCGCCCAATGCGTCTGTTGAGATCCGGTTTTGATCGGGTTGCTCAGGGTGACCTGAATGTGCGACTTTATCCTGTGATGAATAAACGTCGGGATGAACTCAGCGATATGGCGCGTGATTTTGATTCTATGGTGGAACGTTTAAAGTTATTGGTAGGGGCAAGAGAGGCATTACTACACGATGTTTCTCATGAATTGCGTACTCCGCTGGCGCGTTTGCAGTTGGCTATAGGGTTAGCGCGACAGAATCCGCAAAATGTAGAAAACTCTCTACAGCGCATTGAGCATGAATCTGTGCGGTTAGATAAGATGATTGGCGAGCTGCTAACGCTGTCTCGGACTAACGCCGCCGGCCTTTCTGATGAAGAGTATTTTGACCTGTATGGCTTATTGGAAGCTGTAGTCAGCGATGTTTGCTATGAGGCTCAGGTGCCTGGAGTAGATATCCTTCTTGAGGCTGATGACTGTGTCAAAGAGGATGCTACGGTAAAAGGTAATTCTGAACTAATGCGACGCGCGGTAGAGAATATTGTACGTAATGGATTACGCTTTTCGAAAGGCGGGCAGCAGATTCGGGTTGAATTGAGTAAAGTAGAAAGTGAATTTGTTATTAAGGTCAGCGACCAGGGGCCTGGTGTGGATGAAGATAAACTCTCCAGCATTTTCGACCCATTTGTTCGGGTGAAGTCAGCGGCTTCAGGAAAAGGCTATGGACTGGGGTTAGCCATCGCTCAGAAGGTTGTTAAGGCCCACGGTGGCACTATAGAAGCTAAGAATGGTGCAGATGGTGGATTGATTATCGATATTCACCTTCCGCTTTGGGAAGGGTGCTGA
- a CDS encoding response regulator transcription factor, with translation MKILLVDDDVELGSMLREYLQAEGFSATVALTGQAGIDGAMSGEYAAMILDIMLPDMSGIDVLNKVRKKSRLPIIMLTAKGDNIDRVIGLEMGADDYVPKPCYPRELVARLRAVLRRFEEHVEPQDEVIICLGDLCLDASQRTSEWKGDAFELTASEFNLLMLLMKEKDRVVSKDELSEQGLGRPREAYDRSVDVHISNIRQKLSQIAGDTLSIETVRSIGYRIR, from the coding sequence ATGAAAATTCTTTTGGTCGATGACGATGTGGAACTTGGCAGTATGCTACGGGAATACCTTCAGGCTGAAGGTTTTTCGGCTACCGTCGCCTTAACCGGACAGGCGGGCATTGATGGTGCCATGTCGGGAGAATATGCCGCCATGATTCTGGATATTATGCTGCCGGATATGAGCGGTATTGATGTTTTGAATAAAGTCCGTAAGAAAAGTCGCTTACCCATCATTATGTTGACGGCAAAAGGCGACAATATCGATAGGGTGATTGGTCTGGAGATGGGGGCTGATGACTATGTACCAAAGCCTTGCTACCCACGAGAGTTAGTCGCTCGCCTACGCGCCGTATTACGCCGTTTTGAGGAGCATGTTGAGCCTCAGGATGAAGTGATTATATGTCTGGGGGACTTATGCCTAGATGCATCTCAACGCACCAGTGAATGGAAAGGGGATGCGTTTGAATTAACAGCATCTGAATTTAATTTACTGATGCTGTTAATGAAAGAGAAAGACCGGGTGGTTTCTAAAGATGAACTGTCTGAGCAGGGATTGGGGCGACCAAGGGAAGCTTATGACCGTAGCGTAGACGTTCATATCAGTAATATCCGTCAAAAATTGAGTCAGATTGCTGGCGATACCTTATCCATTGAGACAGTGCGTAGCATTGGCTACCGCATCAGGTAA
- a CDS encoding efflux RND transporter periplasmic adaptor subunit, with protein sequence MQLPTSKLRYVLIIAAILIAGWLIKLFFFPEVVKPNYITTPATKTSIEQTVLADGSIKALKQVNVGAQVSGQIKALHVELGDKVTKGQALAEIDDLPQNNDLHNAEAGLKSVQAQRQAKLAALKNYQLAFNRQSQILAKGVGAQADYDAAKAQLDVTKAEIESLDAQIIQAQIAMDTAKLNLGYTKISSPIDGVVVAIPVEEGQTVNAVQSAPTIMKVAQLDTMTIEAQISEADVPKVKIGMPVYFTILGEPGKHYSAKLRAIEPAPDSINSSDTTTTTSSSATTTAIYYNGLFDAENPDGKLRISMTAQVYIVLDQAKDTIVIPTTALNNTDNQGNASVQVVDTSGKIVQKKVKTGINNNVDVQITSGLEEGENVIISESGAAGSTQPARMRMRM encoded by the coding sequence ATGCAATTACCTACATCCAAACTACGATATGTGCTGATTATTGCAGCCATTTTGATCGCCGGTTGGTTGATAAAGCTATTCTTTTTTCCCGAAGTGGTAAAACCTAACTATATTACTACGCCGGCAACGAAGACGAGTATAGAGCAAACCGTTCTGGCAGACGGCTCCATTAAAGCCTTAAAACAGGTTAACGTAGGTGCTCAAGTTTCTGGTCAGATTAAAGCGCTGCATGTAGAGCTGGGTGATAAGGTTACCAAAGGCCAGGCGCTGGCAGAAATTGATGATCTACCGCAAAACAATGACTTACATAATGCTGAAGCTGGCTTAAAAAGCGTACAGGCCCAACGTCAAGCCAAATTAGCCGCGTTAAAAAACTATCAATTAGCCTTCAATCGCCAAAGCCAAATTCTGGCAAAAGGCGTTGGTGCTCAAGCGGATTATGATGCGGCTAAAGCCCAATTAGATGTCACTAAAGCGGAAATTGAATCACTGGATGCGCAAATTATTCAGGCGCAAATCGCGATGGATACCGCCAAATTGAATCTTGGCTATACCAAAATCAGCTCCCCTATTGATGGCGTTGTGGTCGCTATTCCTGTTGAGGAAGGACAAACGGTTAACGCCGTACAAAGTGCTCCAACGATTATGAAAGTTGCTCAATTAGACACCATGACTATTGAAGCTCAAATTTCTGAAGCAGATGTACCTAAAGTTAAAATCGGTATGCCGGTTTACTTCACTATTCTGGGAGAGCCAGGCAAACACTATAGCGCCAAGTTACGCGCCATCGAGCCTGCGCCAGACTCTATCAATAGCAGCGATACCACCACAACTACCTCATCTAGTGCTACAACCACCGCAATTTACTACAACGGTCTGTTCGATGCGGAAAACCCGGATGGCAAGCTACGTATATCCATGACGGCTCAAGTCTACATTGTTCTGGATCAGGCTAAAGACACCATTGTTATCCCAACCACGGCGCTCAACAATACGGATAACCAAGGTAACGCCAGCGTTCAGGTTGTTGACACGTCGGGAAAGATCGTCCAGAAGAAAGTCAAAACCGGTATCAACAATAACGTTGACGTACAAATCACCTCTGGTCTGGAAGAGGGTGAAAATGTCATTATCAGCGAATCAGGGGCTGCGGGATCGACTCAACCGGCACGCATGCGGATGAGGATGTAA
- a CDS encoding MacB family efflux pump subunit has protein sequence MSQPLLQLDNISRQFPAGEQTVTVLKGINLTIHSGEMVAIVGASGSGKSTLMNILGCLDKPSGGTYRIAGRATNELAPDDLAELRREHFGFIFQRYHLLGDLTAAGNVEVPAIYAGTERQKRKERAVALLTRLGLDERTSYRPSQLSGGQQQRVSIARALMNGGQIILADEPTGALDKHSGQEVLKILKDLHSQGHTVVIVTHDMQIAEHAERIIEISDGNIIADRKVHKAPEAVVQKSSSSHATKTNNGWFALRDRFVDAFKMALLAMFSQRLRTFLTMLGIIIGIASVVSVVALGEGSRQKILADISSMGTSTLEVFPGKDFGDRKASTIHTLRGTDADALSQQSYVHSVTPSVSTSTTFRVNNQSVTGTVNGVGQQFFDVRGYKMELGMAFSQSSVDSLAQDVVIDANTKEKLFGKSSNPVGQVILLGNLPARIIGVAEEQQSGFGSSESLNVWLPYTTVMKRMLGQSYLRSITVRIKDNIDMDVAEQGVTKLLTQRHGTQDFFILNTDSIRQTIEKTTATLTLLVSMIAVISLIVGGIGVMNIMLVSVTERTREIGVRMAVGARSSDIMQQFLIEAILVCLLGGALGVGLALGIGAIFDRLVSSFSMIYSITSIVAAFVCSTMIGMVFGFFPARRAARMDPINALERE, from the coding sequence ATGAGCCAACCGTTACTGCAACTGGATAATATTTCTCGCCAGTTCCCGGCCGGAGAGCAAACCGTTACCGTCCTGAAAGGAATAAATCTAACGATTCATTCCGGCGAAATGGTCGCAATTGTTGGCGCCTCCGGTTCAGGTAAGTCAACGTTGATGAATATCCTCGGCTGTCTGGATAAGCCCAGCGGCGGAACTTACCGTATTGCCGGGCGAGCCACCAATGAACTGGCTCCCGATGATTTGGCGGAGCTACGTCGTGAACACTTTGGCTTTATCTTTCAGCGTTATCACCTACTGGGCGATCTAACCGCCGCGGGTAACGTCGAGGTTCCTGCTATCTATGCAGGAACCGAGCGTCAAAAACGCAAGGAACGGGCCGTAGCGCTATTAACACGACTAGGTTTGGATGAACGTACCAGCTACCGCCCTAGTCAGCTCTCCGGCGGCCAGCAGCAGCGTGTGAGTATTGCTCGTGCGTTGATGAACGGCGGCCAGATTATTCTGGCGGACGAACCGACCGGTGCGTTAGACAAGCACAGTGGGCAAGAAGTACTGAAGATCCTTAAGGATCTGCACAGTCAAGGCCATACTGTGGTGATTGTTACCCACGATATGCAAATTGCTGAACACGCAGAACGCATTATCGAAATCAGCGATGGCAATATTATCGCCGATCGAAAAGTGCATAAAGCACCAGAAGCTGTAGTTCAAAAATCGTCATCATCCCATGCAACCAAAACCAACAACGGTTGGTTTGCCCTACGCGATCGCTTTGTTGATGCCTTCAAGATGGCGCTGCTGGCTATGTTTTCCCAGCGCTTACGCACCTTTCTGACCATGTTGGGTATCATTATTGGTATCGCCTCGGTGGTTTCCGTGGTGGCATTGGGTGAGGGATCTCGTCAGAAAATTCTGGCTGATATCAGCTCAATGGGCACCAGTACACTGGAAGTCTTTCCCGGCAAAGACTTTGGCGATCGTAAAGCCTCTACTATACACACGCTACGCGGAACAGATGCGGATGCCCTCAGTCAGCAAAGCTATGTCCACAGCGTTACCCCCAGCGTCTCCACCTCCACGACTTTTCGGGTCAATAATCAGTCAGTGACGGGGACGGTGAACGGTGTAGGCCAACAGTTCTTTGATGTACGCGGCTATAAAATGGAACTGGGTATGGCCTTTAGCCAAAGCAGTGTCGATTCTCTGGCTCAGGATGTGGTCATTGACGCTAACACCAAAGAGAAGCTGTTTGGTAAGAGCAGTAATCCCGTTGGTCAGGTGATTTTATTGGGCAACCTGCCTGCCCGCATCATTGGCGTAGCAGAAGAGCAGCAAAGTGGCTTTGGCAGCAGTGAAAGCCTTAACGTCTGGCTTCCTTACACTACCGTGATGAAACGCATGCTTGGTCAGTCATATCTGAGAAGTATCACTGTGCGTATCAAGGACAATATTGATATGGATGTGGCTGAACAAGGGGTTACTAAGTTATTAACCCAACGCCACGGCACTCAGGATTTCTTTATTCTGAATACCGACAGTATTCGCCAAACGATTGAAAAGACCACCGCAACGCTAACGCTACTGGTTTCCATGATTGCCGTAATTTCACTGATCGTGGGTGGTATTGGCGTGATGAACATTATGCTGGTATCGGTAACCGAACGAACTCGGGAAATTGGGGTACGCATGGCCGTTGGTGCCCGCTCCAGCGATATCATGCAGCAATTCCTGATCGAAGCGATTCTAGTCTGCCTGCTAGGCGGCGCATTGGGCGTGGGGTTGGCTCTGGGTATTGGCGCCATCTTCGATCGGTTAGTCAGTAGCTTCTCCATGATCTACTCCATCACATCCATCGTTGCCGCGTTTGTCTGTTCAACGATGATTGGTATGGTATTTGGTTTCTTCCCCGCCCGCAGAGCCGCAAGAATGGACCCTATCAACGCTCTGGAGCGAGAATAG
- the ptsI gene encoding phosphoenolpyruvate-protein phosphotransferase PtsI has protein sequence MISGILVSPGIAFGKALILKDDPIVINSKKISSDNIEQEIARFKAGRDKASTQLNAIMEKASETFGEEKAAIFEGHIMLLEDEDLEQEVESRIKTKLESADAAAHGVFEAQAIELESLEDEYLKERAADIRDIGKRLLQNILGMSIVDLGAIQDEAILVATDLTPSETAQLNLDKVLGFITDLGGRTSHTSIMARSLEIPAIVGTNDVTKQVKNGDYLILDCVNNKVYVNPPTETIEQLKAAQAQYLSDKNELAKLKDLPAITLDGHQVEVASNIGTVRDVPGAERNGAEGVGLYRTEFLFMDRDAFPTEEEQFQAYKAVVEAMGDLPVILRTMDIGGDKDLPYMNLPKEENPFLGWRAIRICLDRKEILHAQLRATLRASAFGKLRIMFPMIISVEEVRLLKTELEMLKDQLRKENVAFDESIEVGVMVETPAAAAIAHHLAKEVDFFSIGTNDLTQYTLAVDRGNELISHLYNPLSPSVLTLIKQVIDASHKEGKWTGMCGELAGDERATLLLLGMGLDEFSMSAISIPRIKKIIRNANYSDVKTLAENALAQPTAEQILAIVNKFIEEKTLC, from the coding sequence ATGATTTCAGGCATCTTAGTATCTCCAGGCATTGCATTTGGTAAGGCTCTTATATTAAAAGACGACCCTATCGTTATTAATAGCAAGAAAATTTCCAGCGATAACATCGAGCAAGAAATAGCCCGTTTTAAAGCTGGTCGTGATAAAGCCAGCACCCAGCTTAATGCCATTATGGAAAAAGCGAGCGAAACGTTTGGTGAAGAAAAAGCGGCCATCTTTGAAGGTCATATCATGCTGTTGGAGGACGAAGACCTCGAGCAGGAAGTCGAAAGCCGAATCAAAACGAAATTAGAAAGTGCTGATGCCGCCGCTCATGGCGTGTTTGAAGCTCAGGCTATCGAACTTGAAAGTCTGGAAGATGAATACTTAAAAGAGCGCGCTGCTGATATTCGTGATATCGGCAAGCGCCTATTACAAAACATTCTGGGGATGTCCATTGTCGATCTGGGTGCTATTCAGGATGAAGCTATTCTGGTTGCAACCGATCTGACTCCATCAGAAACCGCTCAGTTAAATTTAGATAAAGTTCTCGGTTTTATCACCGACTTAGGTGGCCGGACGTCCCACACCTCCATTATGGCTCGTTCGCTAGAAATTCCTGCGATCGTCGGCACAAATGATGTCACCAAACAGGTGAAAAATGGTGATTATCTGATTCTGGATTGCGTTAACAACAAGGTTTACGTCAACCCACCAACAGAAACCATTGAGCAGCTAAAAGCGGCTCAGGCTCAGTACCTGAGTGATAAAAATGAATTAGCTAAACTAAAAGATCTGCCAGCAATTACGCTGGATGGTCATCAGGTTGAAGTCGCCTCTAACATAGGTACTGTACGCGATGTACCGGGTGCTGAGCGTAATGGCGCTGAAGGTGTTGGGCTCTACCGTACTGAGTTTCTGTTTATGGATCGCGATGCTTTTCCAACAGAAGAAGAGCAATTTCAGGCTTATAAAGCCGTGGTTGAAGCCATGGGTGATTTACCTGTTATTCTGCGTACTATGGACATCGGCGGTGATAAAGACCTGCCGTATATGAATTTGCCGAAAGAGGAAAACCCATTCCTTGGCTGGCGCGCTATCCGTATCTGCTTAGACCGTAAAGAAATCCTTCATGCACAGTTGCGTGCAACTCTGCGTGCATCTGCTTTCGGTAAGTTACGTATTATGTTCCCAATGATCATCTCAGTAGAAGAAGTGCGTTTACTGAAGACTGAGTTGGAAATGCTAAAAGATCAGCTAAGAAAAGAAAATGTTGCTTTTGATGAGTCTATTGAAGTGGGTGTCATGGTAGAAACCCCTGCCGCTGCTGCTATCGCACATCACTTAGCAAAAGAAGTTGATTTCTTTAGTATTGGGACAAACGACTTAACCCAGTATACTCTGGCAGTAGATCGTGGCAATGAGCTGATTTCTCATCTCTATAACCCACTCTCTCCATCTGTGTTAACCTTAATCAAACAGGTTATCGATGCTTCTCATAAAGAAGGCAAATGGACGGGTATGTGTGGTGAGTTAGCGGGTGACGAACGTGCCACCCTATTGCTGCTCGGCATGGGCTTGGATGAATTTAGTATGAGTGCAATCTCAATACCTCGCATCAAGAAAATTATTCGCAACGCGAACTATTCTGATGTAAAAACGCTGGCGGAAAATGCATTAGCACAGCCAACAGCTGAGCAGATATTAGCGATTGTAAATAAATTCATTGAAGAAAAAACGCTCTGCTAA
- the crr gene encoding PTS glucose transporter subunit IIA, translated as MGLFDKLKQLVSDDKKDAGSIEIVAPLSGEIVNIEDVPDVVFAEKIVGDGIAIKPTGNKMVAPVDGTIGKIFETNHAFSIESDSGIELFVHFGIDTVELKGEGFKRIAEEGQHVKKGDLVIEFDLALLEEKAKSTLTPVVISNMDEIKELTKLSGSVVVGETPVIRIKK; from the coding sequence ATGGGTTTGTTCGACAAACTGAAACAACTCGTTTCTGATGATAAGAAAGATGCAGGCAGCATTGAAATTGTTGCTCCGCTGTCCGGTGAAATTGTCAACATTGAAGATGTACCTGATGTTGTTTTTGCTGAAAAAATCGTTGGTGATGGCATTGCAATTAAACCAACCGGCAACAAAATGGTTGCTCCTGTTGATGGCACCATTGGTAAAATCTTCGAAACTAACCATGCGTTTTCTATCGAATCTGATAGTGGTATCGAGCTGTTCGTTCACTTCGGTATTGATACCGTTGAACTGAAAGGTGAAGGTTTTAAGCGTATTGCTGAAGAAGGCCAACACGTCAAGAAAGGCGATTTAGTGATCGAATTTGATCTGGCTTTACTTGAAGAGAAAGCTAAATCTACACTGACTCCTGTTGTAATCTCTAATATGGATGAAATCAAAGAGCTGACTAAGCTTAGCGGCAGTGTTGTCGTGGGAGAAACGCCCGTCATTCGTATTAAGAAGTAA
- the cysK gene encoding cysteine synthase A, which translates to MTKIYEDNSQTIGHTPLVRLNSIGNGKILAKIESRNPSFSVKCRIGANMVWDAEKSGALKKGVELVEPTSGNTGIALAFVAAARGYKLTLTMPESMSLERRKLLKALGANLVLTEAAKGMKGAIAKAEEIVASDPAHYLMLQQFNNPANPAIHEKTTGPEIWEDTDGNVDVFIAGVGTGGTLTGVSRYIKKTKGKKIISVAVEPTDSPVISQALAGEDLKPGPHKIQGIGAGFIPGNLDLSLIDRVEKISNEEAISTARRLMDEEGILAGISSGAAVAAALRLIEKPEFAGKNIVVILPSSGERYLSTPLFADLFTEKELQQ; encoded by the coding sequence ATGACTAAGATTTATGAAGATAATTCACAGACCATCGGTCATACCCCGCTGGTGCGCCTGAATAGCATTGGGAATGGAAAAATCCTAGCAAAAATAGAATCCCGCAATCCCAGCTTTAGTGTGAAGTGCCGAATTGGTGCAAATATGGTTTGGGATGCAGAAAAGAGTGGTGCATTAAAGAAAGGTGTTGAGTTAGTCGAACCTACCAGTGGTAATACTGGGATTGCCTTAGCATTTGTTGCTGCCGCCCGTGGATATAAGTTAACGCTTACTATGCCAGAATCAATGAGCCTTGAGCGCCGTAAATTGTTAAAAGCGTTAGGCGCAAACCTTGTGTTGACCGAAGCAGCTAAAGGAATGAAAGGTGCAATAGCAAAAGCAGAGGAGATTGTTGCATCCGATCCTGCACATTACTTAATGCTGCAGCAGTTTAACAATCCAGCTAACCCCGCAATTCACGAGAAAACGACCGGCCCTGAAATTTGGGAAGATACGGATGGTAACGTTGATGTATTTATCGCTGGCGTTGGTACCGGTGGTACATTGACGGGTGTAAGCCGCTATATTAAAAAGACTAAAGGTAAAAAAATTATTTCAGTCGCTGTAGAGCCAACCGACTCTCCGGTTATTAGCCAGGCATTAGCCGGTGAAGATTTGAAACCTGGACCACATAAGATTCAAGGCATTGGTGCCGGTTTTATTCCAGGCAACCTTGACCTTAGTCTGATTGATCGGGTTGAAAAAATCAGTAATGAAGAAGCTATTTCCACAGCTCGTCGTTTGATGGACGAAGAAGGCATTCTGGCCGGTATTTCATCCGGTGCCGCGGTGGCTGCTGCTTTACGTTTAATTGAGAAGCCAGAGTTTGCCGGCAAAAATATCGTAGTGATTCTGCCTTCATCTGGAGAACGCTATTTAAGCACCCCTCTTTTTGCTGACTTATTTACCGAAAAAGAGTTGCAGCAGTAA
- a CDS encoding NAD-dependent epimerase/dehydratase family protein, with amino-acid sequence MKKKVILIGASGFVGTRLIEKTISDFDIKNLDKQQSHFYPNITTLGDIRNQNSFDSHLEGQDTVILLAAEHRDDVHPTSLYYDVNVQGTRNVLAAMDRKNVKNIIFTSSVAVYGLNKVNPDEGHPVDPFNHYGKSKWQAEEVLREWYHRNPQERSLTIIRPTVIFGERNRGNVYNLLRQIASGKFAMIGDGNNYKSMAYVGNVVEFIKYRLENLSQGYEVYNYVDKPDLSMNQLVAEVEKSLGKKIPSFHLPYTLGVLGGFGFDVLSKISGKKYPISSVRVKKFCATTQFDATKTHDSSFLAPYTLSQSIDRTIQYEFVKVKEDDVTFISE; translated from the coding sequence ATGAAAAAAAAGGTCATTCTTATCGGTGCTTCAGGTTTTGTTGGCACTCGTCTTATTGAAAAGACAATTTCTGATTTTGATATTAAGAATTTAGATAAACAACAGAGTCATTTTTATCCTAATATTACGACATTAGGTGATATTCGTAATCAGAACTCTTTTGATAGTCACCTGGAAGGGCAAGATACAGTGATCCTTCTTGCTGCGGAGCATCGTGATGATGTTCACCCTACATCCCTTTATTATGATGTAAATGTACAGGGCACTCGAAATGTTTTAGCTGCAATGGACAGAAAGAATGTTAAAAATATTATTTTTACAAGTTCTGTGGCAGTTTATGGACTGAATAAAGTTAACCCAGATGAGGGGCACCCTGTCGATCCTTTTAACCATTATGGTAAAAGTAAGTGGCAAGCCGAAGAGGTACTAAGGGAGTGGTATCATCGTAATCCTCAAGAGCGTTCATTAACTATCATCAGACCAACGGTTATTTTTGGTGAGCGTAATCGAGGGAATGTTTATAATTTACTTCGACAAATTGCCAGCGGAAAATTCGCCATGATAGGAGATGGAAATAATTATAAATCTATGGCCTATGTTGGTAATGTTGTTGAATTTATTAAATATAGACTAGAAAATCTATCTCAAGGATATGAGGTTTATAATTATGTTGATAAACCAGACCTTAGTATGAATCAACTGGTAGCTGAAGTGGAAAAAAGTCTGGGTAAAAAAATTCCATCGTTTCACTTACCCTATACTTTAGGCGTATTAGGTGGTTTCGGTTTTGATGTCTTAAGTAAAATCTCTGGTAAAAAGTACCCTATTAGCTCAGTGCGTGTAAAAAAATTCTGTGCAACTACGCAGTTTGATGCAACTAAAACGCACGACTCTTCTTTTCTTGCTCCATACACTTTATCGCAGAGCATTGATCGTACGATACAATATGAATTTGTAAAAGTTAAAGAAGACGA